A window of Microbacterium sp. Root61 genomic DNA:
GCTGCTCGGCTATGCGCCGCAGACGCCGCCGGAGGAGGTACGCGCGGTGGCCGAACTCGCGGCGCGACTGCAGGTCCCCTTGTTCGTGCACTCCCGCTCCATGAGCCCCGAGACGCCGCCGACCATCCTCGATGCGGTGGACGAGCTGATCGGACTGGCCGAGGACACCGGCGTGCACGTGCATCTGTGCCACCTGAACAGCACCTCGCACGCGCGCATCGCGCAGGTCATCGAGCGCATCCGGGTGGCTGCGGCCGCGGGGACCCGTGTCACGACCGAGGTCTATCCCTTCGGCTACGGCTGCACCGACATCGGGGCGGCGTTCCTCGCGCCCGAGGTGCTCGCCGATCAGGGCCTGCGCCCGGACTCGATCCATCACCTCGGACACGGCCGGAAGGTCCGCGACTTCGCCGACCTCGCCGCGCTGCGGGCCGAGGATCCGTCTGCGCTCTGCACCATCGACTTCCTCGATGAGGATCGACCCGAAGACCTCGCCGCGCTGATGCGCGCCGTCGCGGCGCCCGAGACGGCCATCGCCTCCGACTCGGACACGCTCGTCGGAGTCAGGGGAGTGCCCGACCCCGGCGGCGACGAGTGGCCCGCTCCCGACGGCCTCAGCTCGCATCCGCGGGGTGCCGGATGCTTCGCCAAGGCCCAGCGGCTGCTCACGGCGGAGGACATCCCGCTCACGGAATTCGTCCGCAAGGCCAGTCTCCTTCCGGCACAGATCCTCGAGGGCAGCGTTCCGGCATTCCGTCGCAAGGGTCGGCTCGAGGTGGGCTCCGACGCGGACATCGTCGTGTTCGACCCGGCACGGGTACGTGAGCGGGGGACCGTCCTTCAGCCCGCCGCCAGTGAGGGTGTCCAGCATCTCTTCGTCGGGGGAACAGCAGTCGTGCGCGACGGAGAGCTTCTCGTGGATGCTCTGCCGGGAGCGGCTGTACCGGGGTAGACCGCGGGACGCCCGGCCGGAAATGAGCGGCCCCGGCACCCGTTCGTGGTGCCATGATGTCGAGGACCGCCGGACGAGCGGGGATGCCTCGGATCAAGGGAGCGCGCCTGTGACACACGCAGAATCCTCGGACCGCGCCGCCGCGTACTATCGCCACGGTCTGCGCAGGATGACGGGCCGCACCATCGACGGGGACCACCGTGCCGCGACGCCCCTCGAACTGCTCTTCGACCTGACCTTCGTTGCGGCGTTCGGGGTGGCTGGCAGTGAGCTCGCGCACGGCATCGCGGTCGGGCATCCACTGGCCGCGACCGGCGGCTTCGCCTTCGCGATGGGTGCGATCATCTGGGCGTGGATCAACTACTCGTGGTTCGCCTCGGCCTTCGACACGGACGACTGGCTCTTCCGGCTCCTGACGATGCTGCAGATGACGGGCGTGATCGTCCTGGCGATCGGCATCCCTCCGATGTTCGCCTCGATCGATCGCGGCGAACCGCTGGACAACGGGCTGCTGGTCGCGGGCTACGTCGTCATGAGGCTGGCCATGGTCGCGCAGTGGCTGCGCGCGGCGTACAGCGATCCGCAGTACCGCTCCGTTGCGCTGACGTACGCCTTCTTCGTCAGCATCGCGCAGGCCGGGTGGATCCTCACCGCCGTCCTGCCGCTCGACGTGGGCTGGACCCTCCTGGCGGCGGTGTTCCTCTGGATCCTCGAACTCGCCGGTCCCGTCGTCGCGGAGGTCAAGGGCGCCACCCACGGCGGCGGCGGTATGACGCCGTGGCACCCGCATCACATCGCCGAGCGCTACGGCCTGCTGGCGATCATCGCGCTCGGCGAAACCGTCCTGGGAACGCTGGCGGCCGCGCAGTCCATCTCGGCCGCCGAGGGCTGGACGATCGACACCGTCGTGGTCATCGGCGCGGGGATCGCGCTGACGTTCGCGCTGTGGTGGGCGTACTTCCTCGTTCCGTCGGCTCCGGTCCTCGCGGTGCGCCGCAACCGCTCCTTCCCGTGGGGCTACGGCCATT
This region includes:
- a CDS encoding low temperature requirement protein A: MTHAESSDRAAAYYRHGLRRMTGRTIDGDHRAATPLELLFDLTFVAAFGVAGSELAHGIAVGHPLAATGGFAFAMGAIIWAWINYSWFASAFDTDDWLFRLLTMLQMTGVIVLAIGIPPMFASIDRGEPLDNGLLVAGYVVMRLAMVAQWLRAAYSDPQYRSVALTYAFFVSIAQAGWILTAVLPLDVGWTLLAAVFLWILELAGPVVAEVKGATHGGGGMTPWHPHHIAERYGLLAIIALGETVLGTLAAAQSISAAEGWTIDTVVVIGAGIALTFALWWAYFLVPSAPVLAVRRNRSFPWGYGHFFVFASIAAVGAGLHVIGYVYDDHYEVTTLTAILAIAIPVLIFMVSLYLLHAWLVATLPRNSVMQLATMLLPVVAVGLAAVGGPLWACLLVVLASPVSVVLSYELGAWRTLSAQLDRVLARASRE
- a CDS encoding amidohydrolase family protein codes for the protein MPHARVNVLGGRVIDPASGRNEVIALRFEDGTITHIGQVPDDADLVVDATGLVVAPGFIDLHSHAQTRLGLRLQALDGVTTALDLEAGALPVRPLLAKMAAHGMPLNFGFSASWSAARMHVLDGAPLRDEAHPAGPASGLKMFSDHHTGERWGQAATAEQHARILALLEDAVAHGAIGIGMLLGYAPQTPPEEVRAVAELAARLQVPLFVHSRSMSPETPPTILDAVDELIGLAEDTGVHVHLCHLNSTSHARIAQVIERIRVAAAAGTRVTTEVYPFGYGCTDIGAAFLAPEVLADQGLRPDSIHHLGHGRKVRDFADLAALRAEDPSALCTIDFLDEDRPEDLAALMRAVAAPETAIASDSDTLVGVRGVPDPGGDEWPAPDGLSSHPRGAGCFAKAQRLLTAEDIPLTEFVRKASLLPAQILEGSVPAFRRKGRLEVGSDADIVVFDPARVRERGTVLQPAASEGVQHLFVGGTAVVRDGELLVDALPGAAVPG